A region of Antedon mediterranea chromosome 8, ecAntMedi1.1, whole genome shotgun sequence DNA encodes the following proteins:
- the LOC140057145 gene encoding uncharacterized protein, translated as MSSHISFKPSVSQLPSPPLPSTPMSQSQYFIKPSPSQLPSTTMSSQSSTPSSSPLPSPSLPSPSPMSSQYFIKPSPSQLPSTTMSSQSSGQSSSPLPPTTMSSQLSEPSSSPLPSPSPMSPQFSGQSSSPLPSHSLPSTPMSSQFSRQLSSPLPSPSLPSTTISVVPFKSRTTLLPFISLASTSSPSTILVQSSSPLASSTLNSLPTTTVVTTVDTPVTNGSVTAEDDREQTVTKARPSQQFTFTAEQLTTKRRSVQKTSTRQQQTTGWPSDQTSSFDKVSPEVITSSILTVSGQMIENEDGALNKSNYHDNGFPKVLIVCLCLLFMAVIAGILFIIKGRKVQQKYYFQPKHGENKDKEPPSVDICDLRPLNKDERTIQKDDGILNCAYNNDSKV; from the exons ATGTCATCACACATTTCCTTTAAACCATCAGTTTCACAATTACCATCACCTCCATTACCATCAACACCAATGTCACAAtcacaatattttattaaaccaTCACCTTCACAATTACCATCAACAACAATGTCATCACAATCTTCTACACCGTCATCTTCACCATTACCATCACCTTCATTACCATCACCTTCACCAATGTCAtcacaatattttattaaaccaTCACCTTCACAATTACCATCAACAACAATGTCATCACAATCTTCTGGACAATCATCTTCACCATTACCACCAACAACAATGTCATCACAATTGTCTGAACCGTCATCTTCACCATTACCATCACCTTCACCAATGTCACCACAATTTTCTGGACAATCATCTTCACCATTACCATCACATTCATTACCATCAACACCAATGTCATCACAATTTTCTAGACAATTATCTTCACCATTACCATCACCTTCATTACCATCAACAACAATTTCGGTAGTTCCTTTTAAATCGCGCACCACCCTTCTTCCATTTATATCACTGGCATCTACTTCCTCACCATCAACGATTTTAGTTCAATCTTCTTCACCGTTGGCATCATCCACCTTGAATTCGCTTCCGACAACCACTGTTGTCACAACAGTTGACACTCCAGTTACCAACGGAAGTGTGACAGCAGAAGACGATAGAGAACAGACAGTCactaaagctaggcctagtcaaCAGTTTACATTTACCGCTGAACAGCTAACGACTAAGCGCCGATCAGTACAAAAGACGTCTACAAGACAGCAGCAAACTACAGGATGGCCAAGTGACCAGACATCATCATTTGACAAAGTGTCACCGGAAGTAATTACTAGTTCAATATTGACGGTTTCCGGGCAAATGATTGAAAACGAAGATGGCGCCCTGAACAAATCAAACTACCATG ataacGGTTTTCCTAAGGTACTAATTGTATGCTTATGTCTACTGTTCATGGCCGTCATAGCAGGGATACTTTTTATAATCAAAGGGAGAAAAGTTCAGCAGAAATACTATTTTCAACCTAAACAT GGCGaaaacaaagacaaagaacCTCCATCGGTAGATATTTGCGACTTGCGACCTTTAAATAAAGATGAGCGGACAATTCAGAAAGACGATGGTATTCTCAACTGCGCATACAATAATGACAGTAAAGTGTGA
- the LOC140056470 gene encoding uncharacterized protein: MGIMKTHWKTPLFFLFIVPATVSSTVRLVGGGNSYEGRVEVYNGGEWGTICDDYWDIKDARVVCRQLGFGDATGAPLQAQFGQGLGPIMYDDVQCTGYETDIRRCSNNGFKVHNCGHSEDAGVICDGPGDLENPTLRNCPNNQIVEAQGKYQEVSWTEPIAHDNKGIQTEEKTYSVPRQRFELVGGKKTVYTVRYWVEDYSGNEAECIFNITIIDDEPPELQCPDVTSNYHRTYYGYIHAHTDAGSPNGTITWVPLVARDNSGIPPNITSYPNKPGDVYPMRMFPPYTTTVRATDQSGNFEECVLHFAVVDIENPVLHCPAHSNNMVKRTSESSWSVFTDVSSRSARLYWPQPNVTDNSGTVVSISSNYNSGDEFPAGSSAYEITYTAIDRDNNVGNCSFYIAVEDWESPSVECLPDLERYTDDGSRFALFFWNITLNDNFAVSYCMSNDSRVEPTKTTLNGENITLAQHGFFPIGVTEVEYTVTDTSGNNGTCLLTITVIDNERPSIICPSNFSNYYDYIFGFHRLVTDYGHPYATVTWYPPDVDDNSQDLVTWESFPYTSGDKIPMRQFPPYTVQMTATDLFGNNKSCYIYFTVIDIEPPIIECPTNITNYYDTYFGIVRAATDSDANMSSVVTWEDPTVFDNSGGRLIMKSSHKSGDVFVPKFYPPYEVEFTAEDASGNVNSCKLYFLVTGKLYLNGSI, from the exons ATGGGTATAATGAAAACTCACTGGAAAActccattgtttttcctattcaTTGTGCCTGCTACTGTGTCATCGACAG TCAGACTTGTTGGTGGCGGCAATAGTTATGAGGGACGAGTTGAAGTATATAATGGTGGAGAATGGGGTACAATATGTGATGATTATTGGGATATAAAAGACGCTCGAGTTGTGTGTAGGCAATTAGGTTTTGGAGACGCAACTGGAGCCCCGCTACAAGCTCAATTTGGCCAGGGGTTGGGTCCAATTATGTACGATGATGTTCAGTGTACAGGATATGAAACTGATATAAGAAGATGCTCTAATAATGGATTTAAGGTTCACAATTGTGGACATTCCGAAGACGCTGGTGTTATTTGTGATGGTCCAGGAG ACTTGGAGAACCCAACATTAAGAAATTGTCCAAATAACCAGATTGTTGAAGCTCAGGGAAAATACCAGGAAGTTAGTTGGACGGAACCAATAGCACATGACAACAAAGGCATCCAGACAGAAGAAAAGACATATAGTGTTCCAAGACAACGCTTTGAATTGGTCGGTGGAAAGAAAACCGTCTATACTGTGAGGTATTGGGTAGAAGACTACTCTGGAAACGAAGCTGAATGCATCTTCAATATAACTATTATCG ATGATGAGCCACCCGAACTGCAGTGTCCTGATGTAACGTCAAATTATCATAGAACCTACTACGGCTATATCCACGCTCATACTGATGCAGGAAGTCCTAACGGCACTATCACGTGGGTTCCTTTGGTTGCCAGAGATAATAGCGGAATTCCTCCCAATATCACAAGTTATCCAAATAAACCCGGCGATGTTTACCCAATGAGAATGTTTCCACCTTACACGACTACAGTACGGGCAACGGACCAATCAGGAAACTTTGAGGAATGTGTTCTACACTTTGCAGTTGTAG ACATTGAAAATCCAGTTTTACATTGTCCAGCGCATTCAAACAACATGGTTAAAAGAACTTCAGAGTCTTCTTGGTCAGTTTTCACTGACGTGTCCTCCAGAAGTGCTCGATTGTATTGGCCACAACCAAACGTCACAGACAACAGTGGTACAGTCGTCTCCATCAGTTCAAATTACAACTCTGGTGATGAATTTCCGGCAGGAAGTTCTGCCTATGAAATAACGTACACTGCAATTGACCGGGATAACAACGTCGGAAATTGTTCGTTTTATATTGCAGTCGAAG ATTGGGAAAGTCCATCAGTTGAATGTCTACCTGACTTGGAACGCTATACAGACGACGGTTCGAGGTTTGCGTTATTCTTCTGGAACATCACACTAAATGATAATTTTGCTGTCAGCTACTGCATGTCTAACGACTCTAGAGTTGAACCTACGAAAACTACATTAAATGGCGAAAATATAACTCTTGCTCAACATGGCTTTTTTCCTATCGGTGTAACTGAAGTTGAATACACCGTGACAGATACATCTGGTAACAATGGTACCTGTCTGCTTACTATTACAGTTATAG acAATGAACGTCCATCAATTATATGTCCGAGTAATTTCTCCAATTATTACGACTATATATTTGGTTTTCATCGCCTCGTTACTGATTATGGTCATCCATACGCAACAGTCACGTGGTATCCTCCAGACGTTGATGACAACAGTCAAGATCTGGTCACGTGGGAAAGCTTCCCCTATACATCAGGTGATAAGATTCCGATGCGACAGTTTCCACCGTATACTGTACAAATGACTGCAACTGATCTGTTTGGGAATAACAAATCTTGCTACATTTATTTCACAGTTATAG ACATCGAACCTCCGATTATAGAATGCCCAACGAACATTACAAATTACTACGATACATACTTCGGCATTGTTAGAGCTGCTACTGATTCAGATGCCAACATGAGTTCCGTCGTCACGTGGGAAGATCCTACAGTTTTTGACAACAGTGGAGGTCGTCTGATAATGAAGTCATCACACAAGTCTGGCGATGTGTTCGTGCCAAAATTCTACCCTCCTTATGAAGTGGAGTTTACGGCAGAAGATGCATCCGGAAATGTGAATTCATGCAAACTGTACTTTCTCGTTACAGGCAAGTTATATCTAAACGGAAGCATTTAA